The proteins below are encoded in one region of Effusibacillus dendaii:
- a CDS encoding MFS transporter, whose protein sequence is MENVRINTKAVVSSLQIKKTSVRWKTVIPILLLVWIVNMLDKIGVGIIATNKTFLIDMHLTNNPALVGTLVSALLFSYGIGFFFWGPLVDKFGAKRCGCIALFLWGLSTGIAALAPNFTVLLISRIILGVSEAALWPLSNSLTARWFPLSERGRAKSFWINGTIIGPAISGFVIDFLLEIFNWRGVFWSLTFLAIVVCLPLFGFILKESPTDDKRVSPEELHYIESDQLTYPSSNNSSNNGVLKSLSFWMVVLTNTATLFAFFGLATWFPSYLSIAKHFSRQATSYYMLLAYGISIFVVIYTGRQIDKTRKKAIWGLRSFWGIATCFILAALIDSVMVDVLLVCLAIVMVNITTLISHGITHSLSVTNRIGRENALMMGIASILSAFGPTIMGALIKVGNGTYLYSFMFLVVVSILASGCFIVLKRRGY, encoded by the coding sequence GTGGAAAATGTAAGAATAAATACGAAAGCGGTAGTATCATCTTTACAAATTAAAAAAACATCTGTTCGTTGGAAAACGGTCATTCCTATTCTATTATTGGTCTGGATTGTAAATATGTTAGATAAAATAGGCGTAGGTATTATCGCAACAAACAAAACTTTTTTAATCGATATGCATCTGACCAACAATCCGGCGTTGGTTGGCACACTAGTATCAGCATTATTATTTTCATATGGTATTGGGTTTTTCTTTTGGGGTCCTTTAGTCGATAAGTTCGGAGCGAAAAGGTGCGGGTGTATAGCCCTGTTTCTCTGGGGATTAAGTACAGGAATTGCGGCCTTGGCTCCAAATTTTACCGTATTATTGATATCAAGAATTATCCTTGGAGTATCTGAGGCTGCACTTTGGCCGTTATCAAATTCACTGACAGCTCGATGGTTTCCATTAAGTGAACGCGGGCGTGCAAAATCATTTTGGATTAACGGCACAATTATAGGACCTGCCATTTCAGGATTTGTAATTGATTTTCTTTTGGAAATATTCAATTGGCGTGGTGTTTTCTGGTCCTTAACGTTTTTAGCAATTGTTGTTTGCTTGCCTCTTTTTGGATTTATTTTAAAAGAAAGTCCAACTGATGATAAGCGCGTCTCACCAGAAGAATTACATTATATTGAGAGTGATCAATTAACATATCCTTCATCCAACAATAGCAGTAATAACGGGGTTTTAAAATCATTGAGTTTTTGGATGGTTGTCCTGACAAATACAGCGACTCTTTTTGCATTCTTTGGTCTGGCGACATGGTTCCCGAGTTATTTATCGATTGCTAAACATTTCAGTCGTCAAGCTACGAGCTATTATATGTTGCTGGCATACGGAATATCTATATTTGTAGTTATCTATACCGGTAGGCAAATCGATAAAACGCGAAAAAAGGCAATTTGGGGTCTGAGAAGTTTTTGGGGTATTGCAACATGCTTCATTTTAGCCGCTTTGATTGACTCGGTAATGGTCGATGTTCTTCTGGTATGCTTAGCGATTGTTATGGTTAATATTACAACGCTTATATCGCACGGTATTACGCACAGCTTATCTGTTACAAACCGAATTGGTCGTGAAAACGCTTTAATGATGGGGATTGCGAGTATACTTTCTGCTTTTGGCCCCACAATCATGGGAGCTTTAATCAAAGTGGGCAATGGAACATATCTATATTCATTTATGTTTCTTGTTGTAGTCAGTATTCTAGCTTCCGGATGCTTTATTGTCCTTAAAAGAAGAGGATACTGA
- the modA gene encoding molybdate ABC transporter substrate-binding protein, which translates to MNRIGRFASITATLVLLGSIVGCISQQGASDNQNSGKKQAPTVELYVLAAASLGDVMKELAPKYESSHPGQKLVISYGSSGTLQRQIEQGAPADIFISAGAKQMDELIQKNLIDPQNETDLLANKLVLIVSKESKSEIRTFADLKNQSVKKIAIGEPESVPAGTYAKQTLTQIGIWESLQAKFVYAKDVRQVLAYVETGNVDAGIVYKTDAASSDKVKIAATADEKTHSPILYPIGITKNSKHVKEAQTLYNWLRESEATALFTKYGFETEVKK; encoded by the coding sequence ATGAATCGAATCGGACGTTTTGCATCAATCACCGCCACGTTAGTGCTGCTTGGGTCAATTGTAGGTTGCATTTCTCAACAGGGGGCTTCCGACAATCAGAACTCCGGAAAAAAGCAAGCTCCCACTGTTGAATTGTACGTATTGGCCGCTGCAAGTTTAGGGGACGTCATGAAGGAACTGGCCCCTAAATACGAGTCTTCGCATCCCGGTCAAAAACTTGTTATCAGCTACGGATCTTCAGGTACCCTGCAGCGACAAATTGAACAAGGGGCGCCAGCCGATATATTCATCTCCGCTGGTGCCAAACAGATGGACGAATTGATTCAGAAGAATCTGATCGATCCACAGAATGAAACGGACTTATTAGCCAATAAGCTTGTATTGATCGTTTCGAAAGAATCCAAATCGGAAATCAGAACATTTGCGGATCTGAAAAATCAATCCGTCAAGAAGATTGCGATAGGGGAACCGGAATCGGTTCCCGCTGGCACATATGCAAAGCAAACCCTTACCCAAATCGGCATTTGGGAAAGCTTACAGGCAAAATTCGTTTATGCAAAAGATGTTCGCCAAGTTCTTGCTTACGTGGAAACCGGAAATGTGGACGCCGGTATCGTTTATAAAACGGATGCCGCTTCTTCAGACAAAGTCAAGATCGCGGCAACCGCTGACGAAAAAACCCATTCCCCCATTCTCTATCCAATTGGAATTACGAAAAACTCCAAGCATGTAAAAGAGGCCCAAACCCTGTATAACTGGTTACGCGAATCGGAAGCAACCGCCCTCTTTACCAAGTATGGCTTCGAGACAGAGGTGAAAAAATAA
- a CDS encoding cysteine hydrolase family protein, protein MPYYPFHLRSTALLVIDMQNAFVDPTYPLAVTGALQSVSKMNRLIRVCRQFRIPVIWTVHVIKPDLSDVGLLGISISSGKDSRALKSLSEGSTGTQIFRGLEWDWMDGLIKKNRFSAFYNTNLEQHLKANHIDSLIITGTVLNNCCESTARDAFHRDIKVFLPVDLNTTRDYEDIGFGAYTAEDMSRAVFTSLGNRFAHILTANQLIELITSASK, encoded by the coding sequence GTGCCATATTATCCGTTTCATTTGCGTTCTACAGCTTTACTTGTGATTGATATGCAAAACGCATTTGTGGATCCGACTTACCCGCTTGCAGTTACGGGAGCGTTACAGTCGGTGTCTAAAATGAACCGCTTAATACGTGTCTGCAGACAATTCCGTATTCCAGTTATTTGGACTGTACATGTAATAAAGCCAGACCTGAGTGACGTCGGATTATTAGGAATTTCTATTTCATCCGGCAAAGATTCACGTGCGTTGAAATCATTGTCTGAGGGAAGTACAGGAACTCAGATTTTTCGTGGTTTAGAATGGGATTGGATGGATGGGTTGATCAAGAAGAATCGATTTAGTGCCTTTTACAACACAAATTTGGAACAACATCTCAAAGCAAATCATATCGATTCGCTCATTATTACAGGAACGGTTTTAAATAATTGCTGCGAATCAACAGCCCGCGATGCATTCCATCGAGATATCAAAGTGTTTCTGCCTGTCGATTTAAATACCACACGTGATTATGAAGACATTGGATTCGGAGCTTATACTGCAGAGGATATGTCAAGAGCTGTTTTTACAAGTTTGGGCAACCGGTTTGCGCATATTTTAACAGCGAACCAGTTGATAGAACTCATCACATCCGCCTCTAAATAA
- a CDS encoding nucleotidyltransferase family protein, translated as MKTNSRIAAVVLASGMSKRMGTAKQLLLLQGVTLLEYIIRKLLPLPFEKICVIIGNQSEEIMNRIHIEDPRCEWKINRMYKEGQSAALKVAVESVNELDGMMVFLADQPLISDETIKIVFDRATHFLVSHQGDFVVQPSFFNKSGHPVFFSNRLFSLFHKLEGDEGGRRIINLATSHYLVPVEDPGILLDIDTPEDYQRLLRIFDVRKG; from the coding sequence ATGAAAACGAACAGTCGAATTGCGGCGGTGGTTCTAGCTTCCGGAATGTCCAAACGAATGGGCACCGCCAAACAGCTTTTGCTGCTGCAAGGAGTGACACTGTTGGAGTATATCATTCGAAAACTCCTTCCGCTGCCTTTCGAGAAAATTTGTGTAATTATCGGAAACCAATCCGAAGAAATCATGAATCGGATCCACATCGAAGATCCAAGGTGTGAATGGAAAATCAACAGGATGTATAAAGAGGGACAGAGTGCAGCTTTAAAAGTTGCAGTAGAGAGTGTAAATGAGCTGGATGGTATGATGGTGTTTCTAGCGGATCAGCCATTGATTTCTGATGAAACTATAAAAATAGTGTTTGATCGGGCAACGCACTTCCTTGTTTCCCACCAAGGGGATTTTGTTGTACAGCCCTCATTTTTCAATAAAAGCGGACATCCCGTGTTTTTTTCCAACCGGTTATTTTCTTTGTTTCACAAGCTGGAAGGTGATGAAGGAGGCAGACGGATCATTAATCTGGCTACAAGTCACTATCTGGTTCCAGTGGAGGATCCAGGAATTTTGCTTGATATTGATACACCGGAAGATTATCAGAGACTGTTAAGGATTTTTGACGTGAGAAAGGGATAA
- a CDS encoding Rossmann-fold NAD(P)-binding domain-containing protein: protein MNDKELEELILKCYRGKTVAILGYRENGGRQRAHFLKNRGINVIIGLRIGDECWEEAKKDGFKVLPVWEAAEQAQVAQVW from the coding sequence ATGAATGATAAGGAACTTGAAGAGCTGATTTTGAAATGCTATAGAGGAAAAACAGTTGCCATCCTGGGTTACCGTGAGAATGGGGGGCGGCAGCGGGCGCATTTTTTAAAGAATCGGGGAATTAATGTAATTATTGGTCTTCGAATTGGTGACGAATGCTGGGAGGAAGCAAAAAAAGACGGTTTTAAAGTGTTACCGGTTTGGGAGGCGGCTGAACAAGCTCAAGTCGCTCAAGTTTGGTAA
- a CDS encoding zinc-dependent alcohol dehydrogenase, with protein sequence MSEKSFAAVATNSKHTEIHQFELPDITQDAGILKVEIVGVCGTDVSYYRKLKSPMILGHHVVGHIHKIGDIASTRWGVAVGDRVVMEEYIPCGHCEMCRSGFYRLCADTDPRIGGIRYGATPISAAPALYGGFSQYMYLHPNAVMHKLPPHVPPVEAALTLPLSNGFEWMRIIGGVGPGDVVVIQGPGQQGLACALAAKAAGAETVIVTGRNSSQKRLELARELGADYTINVSSEDLIKRVAEITGGKMADLVIDVTSGGTEPVISSFEVAKTRGTVLLGALKNQPFNELDLDVIYNKTLTVKGVRGHSYHSVQMAVDFVSSGKFPLSIMNSHNYKLSDTDLALKTAGGEGEPFPLLVTVSPWL encoded by the coding sequence ATGTCTGAAAAATCATTCGCTGCCGTAGCAACAAATAGTAAACATACGGAGATACATCAGTTTGAGTTGCCTGATATCACGCAAGATGCGGGTATTTTAAAGGTGGAAATCGTTGGTGTCTGCGGCACAGATGTTTCTTATTATAGAAAATTAAAATCTCCAATGATTTTAGGGCATCATGTAGTGGGGCACATACACAAAATTGGGGATATAGCGTCCACACGATGGGGAGTAGCAGTGGGAGACCGTGTCGTCATGGAGGAATACATTCCTTGTGGGCATTGTGAAATGTGCCGGTCCGGGTTTTATCGTTTATGTGCTGACACAGATCCGAGAATCGGCGGCATCCGATACGGTGCTACCCCAATTAGTGCAGCTCCAGCTCTCTACGGTGGATTCAGTCAATATATGTATCTTCATCCGAATGCCGTTATGCACAAACTGCCACCTCATGTACCACCGGTTGAAGCGGCATTGACATTACCCTTATCCAACGGATTTGAATGGATGAGGATTATAGGAGGGGTTGGACCCGGCGATGTTGTTGTTATCCAAGGACCTGGTCAACAGGGGCTTGCATGCGCTTTGGCGGCAAAGGCAGCAGGAGCTGAGACTGTAATTGTTACTGGAAGAAACAGCAGTCAAAAACGTTTAGAACTTGCTAGGGAATTAGGGGCCGATTATACAATTAATGTTTCTTCGGAAGATCTGATTAAGAGGGTTGCTGAAATAACGGGTGGAAAAATGGCCGATCTGGTTATTGACGTAACGAGCGGAGGAACAGAACCTGTCATCTCTTCATTCGAAGTGGCAAAAACACGGGGCACCGTTTTATTGGGGGCCTTGAAAAACCAACCTTTCAACGAACTTGATCTAGATGTAATTTACAATAAAACTCTCACTGTTAAAGGGGTTCGCGGACACAGTTATCATTCGGTACAAATGGCGGTAGATTTTGTCTCTTCCGGAAAATTTCCTCTCTCTATCATGAATTCACATAATTATAAACTAAGCGACACTGATTTGGCGTTAAAGACTGCTGGAGGGGAGGGGGAACCTTTTCCGTTGTTAGTTACTGTCTCACCGTGGTTGTAA
- the larC gene encoding nickel pincer cofactor biosynthesis protein LarC codes for MNILYLDCISGISGDMTLAALIDLGADLSYIIEHLKRLPIDSFEMRVDTVTKRGIAAKKLHLKISSDHHHDHDHHHDHDHHHDHDHHHDHDHHHDHDHHHDHDHHHRPAAEILAMIENSDLPPRVKERSTAIFRVIAEAEGRIHGIDPAEVHFHEVGAMDSILDTIGVCLALESLGIDEIHASPVPTGHGMVRMAHGFYPIPAPATAELLKGIPLAQLEAQGELTTPTGAGILKALATKFGHIGSMQIEKIGYGAGEKEFDHPNVLRALLVRPAPTNSVSDLQVTRVERESIFILEAQMDDITGEALGFAMQRLFDAGALDVYFTSVYMKKSRPGILVTVLVTPEVSDMCEELLLRETTTLGVRRSQWTRRILDRKFRIAVTPYGQVRVKQAFLADRLVHEAPEYEDVAELARQHGIAFQTVLQAAMQQNG; via the coding sequence ATGAATATATTGTATCTCGATTGCATATCTGGAATTTCGGGGGATATGACCTTAGCCGCCTTGATTGATCTCGGGGCGGATCTTTCGTACATAATCGAACATTTGAAGCGTTTGCCGATCGATTCTTTCGAGATGCGCGTTGACACAGTAACCAAGCGGGGAATTGCAGCCAAGAAATTGCATCTGAAGATCAGCTCCGACCACCATCACGATCATGACCACCATCACGATCATGACCACCATCACGATCATGACCACCATCACGATCATGACCACCATCACGATCATGACCACCATCACGATCATGACCACCATCACCGTCCGGCAGCCGAAATACTGGCCATGATCGAAAACAGTGATTTGCCGCCACGCGTAAAGGAACGCAGTACAGCAATCTTTCGGGTGATTGCCGAAGCGGAAGGCAGGATTCATGGGATCGATCCTGCAGAGGTGCATTTCCATGAAGTGGGTGCGATGGATTCGATTTTGGATACGATTGGAGTCTGTCTGGCTCTGGAAAGCCTAGGCATTGACGAAATTCATGCTTCCCCCGTTCCTACCGGACACGGCATGGTAAGAATGGCTCACGGGTTCTATCCGATACCCGCTCCGGCAACGGCCGAACTTCTGAAAGGGATTCCGCTCGCACAATTGGAAGCACAAGGGGAACTGACCACACCTACCGGAGCCGGCATACTGAAAGCGCTTGCCACCAAATTCGGCCATATCGGTTCGATGCAGATCGAGAAAATCGGGTACGGTGCTGGTGAGAAAGAGTTTGATCATCCGAACGTATTGCGTGCATTGTTGGTCAGACCTGCACCAACCAACAGCGTCTCCGATCTGCAAGTAACACGGGTAGAGCGGGAATCGATTTTTATTCTGGAAGCCCAAATGGACGATATTACCGGTGAGGCTTTAGGATTTGCAATGCAAAGATTGTTTGACGCAGGAGCCCTGGACGTCTATTTTACATCGGTCTATATGAAGAAAAGCAGGCCGGGTATTCTTGTAACTGTCCTTGTCACACCAGAAGTATCCGATATGTGCGAGGAACTGCTGCTGAGGGAGACTACCACACTTGGCGTTCGAAGATCCCAATGGACTCGTCGTATTCTGGACAGGAAGTTCAGGATCGCGGTAACCCCCTATGGACAGGTTCGGGTCAAGCAGGCTTTCCTCGCGGACCGATTGGTGCATGAAGCTCCCGAATACGAAGATGTGGCGGAGTTGGCCAGGCAGCATGGAATTGCGTTTCAGACGGTGCTTCAGGCAGCGATGCAACAGAATGGCTAA
- a CDS encoding LysR family transcriptional regulator, protein MELKNIEAFLMVINKGSFSAAADALYISQPTISIRIQQLEQHLNTTLFERENGKKIALTQAGEKIYPYFQEAFQLIQKGQEILKENPMEREKIKISCPNHMGVEIMPEVLKVLYDCFPNFEFPVKISVTEQIIQEIRLGEADIGFAYIQPEKSCEDLSMVKIANEQNILVCAPDHRLTKLDKVSPSDLENERIIVYNREFVTTKIIEQFLEKNRLKEYKQVEISNVGWLKMMVRKGLGIAFLQNIIVQEELQSGKLIKLDLRKSLPPTPIYLIFRTDLHQEIKDIIIKTSKRIFSRL, encoded by the coding sequence GTGGAGTTGAAAAATATAGAGGCATTCCTAATGGTAATAAACAAGGGGAGTTTTTCAGCGGCAGCTGATGCCTTATATATTAGCCAACCTACCATTAGCATTCGTATCCAACAGCTTGAGCAGCATCTGAATACTACGTTATTCGAACGGGAGAATGGTAAGAAAATAGCGTTGACACAAGCGGGAGAAAAAATTTATCCCTATTTTCAGGAGGCCTTTCAACTCATTCAAAAAGGGCAGGAAATTCTCAAGGAAAACCCTATGGAACGAGAAAAAATAAAAATTTCCTGTCCGAATCACATGGGTGTAGAAATAATGCCCGAAGTATTAAAGGTGCTATATGATTGCTTTCCGAATTTTGAATTTCCGGTAAAAATCAGTGTCACGGAACAGATCATTCAAGAAATCCGACTCGGAGAAGCAGATATTGGATTTGCTTACATCCAGCCAGAGAAAAGCTGCGAAGACCTTTCGATGGTAAAGATTGCAAACGAACAAAATATTCTGGTGTGTGCACCTGATCACCGGCTAACGAAATTGGATAAGGTTTCTCCATCAGATTTAGAGAATGAACGTATTATCGTCTACAATCGTGAATTTGTTACAACGAAAATCATTGAGCAGTTTCTGGAAAAAAACCGTTTAAAAGAATATAAGCAGGTCGAAATCAGCAATGTGGGATGGCTAAAAATGATGGTCAGAAAAGGATTAGGCATTGCCTTTTTACAAAATATTATTGTGCAAGAAGAATTGCAAAGTGGAAAGCTTATAAAACTGGACCTTCGGAAATCTCTTCCCCCAACACCCATTTATTTAATTTTTCGTACTGATTTACATCAGGAAATAAAAGACATCATAATAAAAACTTCTAAACGGATATTTTCCCGATTGTAA
- the larB gene encoding nickel pincer cofactor biosynthesis protein LarB → MSSFEDLGFCKLDIDREARTGYPEVIFGQGKTVEQVRKIFGRLVQAHGRALVTRATSEMAKAIQADFAEANFDDVSRLLSYGQSTRKYKGKVFVLCAGTSDLPVAEEAAGTAEWMGCQVTRIYDVGVAGIDRLLAYRDKLQEAQVLIVVAGMEGALASVVGGMVRRPVIAVPTSVGYGAHFQGLTPLLSMMTSCAVGVTVVNIDNGFGAGYSAAIIQQLVLEAGAQ, encoded by the coding sequence ATGAGCTCTTTTGAAGATTTGGGATTTTGTAAATTGGATATTGACAGGGAAGCGAGAACCGGATATCCGGAAGTGATTTTTGGCCAGGGGAAAACAGTGGAACAAGTTCGGAAGATTTTTGGGCGGCTGGTGCAGGCTCATGGGCGGGCGTTGGTAACCCGTGCAACTTCGGAAATGGCAAAAGCAATCCAGGCGGATTTTGCAGAGGCGAATTTTGATGATGTATCGCGTCTTCTGTCCTATGGCCAATCCACACGCAAGTATAAAGGAAAGGTGTTTGTTCTTTGTGCCGGAACATCCGACCTGCCGGTAGCGGAAGAGGCGGCTGGCACGGCGGAGTGGATGGGATGTCAGGTGACACGGATATATGATGTGGGCGTGGCCGGCATAGACCGTTTGCTTGCTTACCGGGACAAGCTGCAGGAGGCTCAGGTGCTGATTGTTGTGGCCGGTATGGAAGGCGCACTGGCCAGTGTTGTCGGAGGAATGGTGCGGAGACCCGTTATTGCTGTCCCGACTTCAGTGGGATACGGAGCACATTTTCAGGGATTGACACCGCTCTTGTCGATGATGACTTCCTGCGCAGTCGGGGTTACGGTCGTCAATATCGACAACGGATTCGGTGCGGGTTACTCGGCTGCAATCATACAACAATTGGTGCTGGAGGCCGGTGCTCAATGA
- a CDS encoding Rieske 2Fe-2S domain-containing protein: MLMAKNRTINFLYRWDKNNQFESSVFLHNNANNDTSKTGGKWIMLSCQDNQTLTRTGPGTPMGEVLRRYWIPALMAEELPFRDCPPVRVKLLHEELIAFRDTDGKIGLVDEYCPHRKVSLFYGRNEQCGLRCAYHGWKFDIDGNCVDLPSEPPESNFKNKIKIKSYPCEERGGVIWTYMGPPEHKPELPVQEWMMVSDSQRYISKKIQECNYFQALEGGIDSSHVSILHSGSVGGLGVSSKSSSTSLLAKDSAPRFEVADTDYGLLIGARRTADDDHFYWRITQFIMPWYTMIPPFGGAPRGGHAWVPIDDENCWVWSWSWTPGRDLTEQEIEQMKSGAGIHAKLIPGTFRTVANKENSFLIDREMQKRGESFAGIFGVGMEDHAVQVSAGPIVDRSQESLGTSDTAIIKARRCLLNAVNTINKGEQLPGLDPESHKVRAASILLPKGIPFQEGAKDALKLTEKDFEAV; this comes from the coding sequence ATGTTAATGGCTAAAAATAGGACTATTAATTTTTTGTATAGGTGGGATAAGAACAATCAATTTGAAAGTTCTGTATTTTTGCATAACAATGCAAATAACGATACATCAAAAACAGGAGGCAAATGGATAATGTTATCTTGTCAGGACAACCAAACATTAACCAGAACCGGTCCAGGAACCCCAATGGGAGAGGTGCTCAGAAGATACTGGATTCCAGCCCTTATGGCAGAGGAACTTCCCTTTCGGGATTGTCCTCCAGTACGAGTCAAACTCTTACATGAGGAATTAATCGCGTTTCGTGATACCGATGGGAAAATTGGATTAGTTGACGAGTACTGTCCGCATCGAAAAGTATCCTTATTTTACGGTCGAAATGAACAGTGTGGTCTTCGATGTGCCTATCACGGATGGAAATTTGATATTGACGGAAATTGCGTTGATTTACCGTCTGAACCACCCGAAAGTAATTTCAAAAATAAAATAAAAATTAAATCGTATCCTTGTGAGGAACGTGGTGGGGTTATTTGGACATATATGGGTCCACCCGAACACAAACCGGAATTACCTGTGCAAGAATGGATGATGGTTTCCGATAGTCAAAGATATATCTCGAAAAAAATTCAGGAGTGTAATTACTTTCAAGCGTTGGAGGGCGGCATTGATTCTAGTCATGTATCCATTCTTCATTCAGGTTCAGTTGGCGGTTTGGGGGTTTCCAGTAAAAGTAGCAGTACGTCACTATTGGCTAAAGATTCTGCACCACGCTTTGAGGTGGCGGATACCGATTACGGACTGTTGATTGGGGCAAGGCGAACCGCAGATGATGATCATTTTTATTGGAGGATTACACAGTTTATTATGCCTTGGTATACCATGATTCCTCCTTTCGGGGGTGCTCCACGTGGAGGGCATGCCTGGGTACCTATTGATGATGAAAATTGTTGGGTGTGGAGTTGGAGCTGGACACCTGGTCGTGATCTAACAGAACAGGAAATAGAACAGATGAAATCTGGTGCTGGCATTCACGCAAAATTGATTCCTGGCACCTTCCGTACAGTAGCGAATAAAGAAAATAGTTTCCTTATTGATCGGGAAATGCAAAAAAGAGGCGAATCGTTTGCCGGCATTTTTGGTGTCGGAATGGAAGATCATGCGGTTCAAGTAAGTGCGGGTCCTATTGTCGACCGATCGCAAGAATCATTAGGAACTAGTGATACCGCCATTATAAAAGCTCGCCGCTGTCTATTAAACGCAGTAAATACTATAAACAAGGGAGAGCAATTGCCTGGTTTGGATCCCGAGAGCCATAAGGTTCGTGCAGCCTCCATCTTACTTCCAAAGGGTATACCCTTCCAGGAAGGGGCAAAGGATGCTTTAAAATTAACAGAAAAAGATTTTGAGGCTGTTTAA
- a CDS encoding XdhC family protein, giving the protein MVDQRSQFLNHDRFPCATGLIHAFPDEYGEKLSLLADDYVLFMSHRIHSDAAAFQACYRKPVKYFGFLGPKQRTEKILSELLRIDAASLDQIRHRIYAPIGLNLGSETAEEVALSIVAELLAVKNNRSPKFLRERNGSIHDRIESKRVPVAFVCGI; this is encoded by the coding sequence ATTGTCGATCAAAGATCACAATTTCTTAACCATGACCGTTTTCCGTGCGCGACCGGATTGATTCATGCATTTCCGGACGAATACGGTGAAAAATTATCCCTGCTGGCTGACGATTATGTTTTGTTCATGTCACATCGAATTCATAGCGATGCTGCGGCATTCCAGGCCTGTTATCGGAAGCCTGTCAAATATTTTGGATTCCTGGGGCCCAAACAAAGAACCGAGAAAATTCTCAGTGAGCTGTTGCGAATCGATGCAGCGTCTTTAGACCAGATTCGACACCGGATATATGCGCCGATCGGCTTGAACCTCGGCTCAGAAACTGCGGAGGAAGTAGCTTTAAGCATTGTGGCTGAGTTGCTGGCGGTAAAAAATAACCGTTCACCAAAATTTCTTCGTGAAAGAAACGGAAGTATTCATGATAGAATAGAGAGCAAAAGGGTTCCAGTGGCTTTCGTCTGTGGGATATGA
- a CDS encoding xanthine dehydrogenase family protein molybdopterin-binding subunit → MASEPKQYRWIGKKKPPVENYRFVMGKGRYVADVKLQGMKHVALVASPHAHAKIVSIDTREALKVPGVIAVITGEDIARGTKPLRQYLDIPGVHWRPLAYEETRYAGEWVAAVLADDRYIAEDAAELVRVEYEPLPFVIDPEEAMKPDAPLVHSAHSCNIMWQRKFVWGDVEGDFRASPYKVKARYRWNRNSTVPLETFGVVAKWDEGNQILDVWASIQMPQYAEQISSALDIPLNGVRVHYDVDVGGSYGVKRGIKHTVLTGYLARRYGVPVRFIEDRLENMRAGDMHGPDRIFDVEVAFNEEGIIRSLPLKRVLK, encoded by the coding sequence TTGGCAAGTGAACCGAAACAATATCGATGGATTGGCAAGAAAAAACCGCCGGTTGAAAACTATCGTTTCGTTATGGGAAAAGGAAGGTACGTTGCCGACGTGAAGCTGCAGGGGATGAAACATGTGGCTTTGGTAGCGAGTCCGCACGCTCATGCAAAAATCGTATCTATTGATACGAGAGAAGCGCTAAAAGTTCCCGGTGTCATCGCAGTGATTACCGGTGAGGACATTGCAAGGGGAACCAAGCCGCTCAGGCAGTATTTGGATATTCCCGGGGTTCATTGGCGTCCATTGGCTTACGAAGAAACGAGGTACGCAGGGGAATGGGTAGCAGCAGTCCTGGCTGACGATCGATATATTGCTGAAGACGCGGCTGAACTAGTCCGGGTCGAATATGAACCGCTTCCATTTGTCATCGATCCGGAAGAAGCAATGAAACCGGACGCTCCGCTTGTACATAGTGCCCACTCCTGTAACATCATGTGGCAAAGGAAGTTTGTTTGGGGTGACGTAGAGGGTGATTTTAGGGCTTCACCTTATAAAGTGAAGGCCCGCTATCGCTGGAATCGGAACTCAACCGTTCCGCTTGAAACTTTTGGTGTTGTCGCCAAATGGGATGAAGGCAATCAAATTCTTGATGTTTGGGCATCGATTCAAATGCCGCAATATGCGGAACAAATTTCTTCCGCTCTTGATATCCCCCTCAATGGCGTTCGTGTCCATTATGATGTCGACGTCGGAGGCAGTTACGGTGTAAAACGGGGAATCAAACATACCGTTCTTACCGGTTATTTGGCCAGACGTTACGGAGTGCCTGTCAGATTTATTGAAGACCGTCTTGAGAATATGCGAGCTGGCGATATGCACGGTCCCGATCGAATCTTTGATGTGGAAGTAGCCTTTAATGAAGAGGGTATCATTAGGAGTTTGCCGCTCAAACGGGTTTTGAAGTAA